The following coding sequences are from one Myxococcales bacterium window:
- a CDS encoding EAL domain-containing protein — translation MSAPKQAPKRSLDVAITAEVRQTESQDGASLFDQGLVVPGASVTGSEGATGDAFFLAALMDNIPDNIYFKDEESRFLRINRAMTRYLGLGSPDDAVGKTDFDYFGKAHAEDARQDELEVMRTGRPLVGKDEKENFAGGGVKWVSTTKLPLRNAEGHIVGTFGISRDITARKQAENQLFEQAFFDPLTHLPNRALFLERLGQLMRRARRRLESPYAVLFLDIDRFKGINDSLGHATGDELIIALARRLEACLRPGDTVGRLGGDEFVILLESVRDAADAERVAERIHGAMSAPFHVSSTELYCTMSIGISFGSDDYDRPEDLLRDADIAMYQAKAQGRARHVRFLTGMHDRARSLLRLETDLRRAVERREFVLHYQPIVDVDARRLAGFEALLRWAHPERGLVGPDEFIPLAEENGLICPIGMWGLEEACLQLRKWQTQYPGTAPKLSVNMSPRQFTQPDLLADIRRVLDETRVDPRDLTLELTESALMEGPAAASELLDELRRIDMLVCIDDFGMGYSSLGQLERFSVDGLKIDRTFVARMSSSSKANEIVRTMIGLAKNLSLSVTAEGVETPDQLALVRAMGCHRIQGFLFSKAIPPEEADALLRHGLPAAWGLG, via the coding sequence ATGAGCGCGCCAAAGCAAGCGCCCAAGAGGTCTCTCGATGTCGCCATCACCGCAGAGGTGCGGCAAACAGAGTCTCAGGACGGAGCCAGTTTGTTCGATCAGGGACTCGTCGTACCAGGGGCATCGGTCACGGGCTCCGAAGGGGCGACCGGTGACGCGTTCTTTCTGGCCGCCTTGATGGATAACATACCGGACAACATCTACTTCAAGGACGAAGAGAGCCGGTTTCTTCGCATCAACCGGGCCATGACGCGGTACTTGGGCCTTGGCAGCCCCGACGACGCCGTCGGCAAAACGGACTTCGACTATTTTGGGAAAGCGCACGCCGAAGACGCCCGCCAAGACGAACTCGAGGTCATGCGCACGGGCCGCCCCTTGGTGGGCAAGGACGAAAAGGAAAACTTCGCGGGGGGCGGGGTCAAGTGGGTGTCCACCACCAAGCTGCCCTTGCGAAACGCAGAAGGTCACATCGTTGGAACGTTCGGGATCTCGCGCGACATCACGGCGCGCAAGCAAGCCGAAAACCAGCTCTTCGAGCAGGCTTTTTTCGATCCTTTGACCCACCTGCCGAACAGGGCCCTGTTTCTCGAGCGGTTGGGACAGCTGATGCGCCGGGCACGACGGCGGCTCGAGTCACCCTACGCCGTGTTGTTTTTGGATATCGACCGGTTCAAGGGCATCAACGACAGCCTCGGGCACGCGACGGGGGACGAGCTCATCATCGCGCTGGCCCGGCGGCTCGAGGCCTGTCTGCGTCCTGGGGATACCGTGGGTCGCCTCGGGGGGGACGAGTTCGTGATCCTTCTCGAGAGCGTGCGCGACGCCGCCGATGCCGAGCGGGTCGCCGAGCGTATCCACGGCGCCATGAGCGCGCCGTTTCACGTCAGTAGCACCGAACTTTACTGCACGATGAGCATCGGCATCTCGTTCGGCAGCGACGATTACGATCGGCCCGAAGACCTACTCCGCGACGCTGACATCGCGATGTACCAGGCCAAGGCACAGGGCCGCGCCCGTCACGTGCGCTTCCTGACAGGGATGCACGATCGCGCCCGATCGCTCCTGCGGCTCGAGACGGACCTGCGCCGGGCGGTGGAGCGCCGCGAGTTCGTGCTCCACTACCAGCCCATCGTGGATGTGGACGCCCGGCGGCTGGCGGGGTTCGAGGCCCTCCTCAGGTGGGCGCACCCCGAGCGGGGGCTCGTGGGCCCCGACGAGTTCATCCCTCTGGCCGAAGAGAACGGCCTCATTTGCCCGATCGGTATGTGGGGTTTGGAAGAGGCCTGCCTTCAGTTGAGAAAGTGGCAAACGCAGTATCCGGGCACTGCACCGAAGCTGTCCGTGAACATGTCGCCCCGGCAGTTCACCCAGCCTGACCTGCTCGCGGACATTCGACGGGTGCTCGATGAGACCCGCGTGGATCCGCGTGACCTGACGCTCGAACTCACAGAGAGCGCGCTCATGGAGGGCCCGGCTGCTGCCTCAGAGCTGCTGGACGAACTGCGCCGGATCGACATGCTGGTCTGCATCGATGACTTCGGCATGGGCTACTCTTCCCTCGGACAGCTCGAGCGCTTCTCGGTCGACGGGTTGAAGATCGACCGCACGTTCGTGGCCCGCATGTCGAGCTCGAGCAAGGCCAACGAGATCGTGCGCACGATGATCGGCCTCGCAAAGAACCTCTCCCTCTCGGTCACGGCCGAGGGCGTGGAGACTCCCGATCAGCTGGCGCTCGTGCGGGCCATGGGCTGCCACCGCATCCAGGGCTTCCTGTTCTCGAAGGCGATCCCCCCCGAGGAGGCAGATGCGCTGCTGCGCCATGGCCTTCCTGCGGCCTGGGGCCTGGGCTGA